The proteins below are encoded in one region of Acidobacteriota bacterium:
- a CDS encoding CHAD domain-containing protein: MIEPRFYTAGDSAEALAQMETSATAVRRRRLPAVRRVYYDTFDGRLHRAGRRLLSRRRSGAHELEWRDAAGKVLGTVRTASLPTRAGALPEADWAAELAGILGVRALLPIAHHRRAGMNLEILDLRRKIVARLAVIEGDVQRPAGGGAYRPLPPLLRVTALRGYTDEADAVARELVRAHAQPLAGDELEHIAQALDLELGVDPSKFAPRFDPEQPAGDAVRAALGRLHDIVRLNQPGTVRGLDPEFLHQLRVAVRRSRSILGQLSDLFDERPRRALADELRWLGRQTGPARDLDVYRLKIDGYSAGLPDSVRRDLTPLSRLLEKKHRQSQRRLARVLQSARYERLLKRWAAFVDDDGNSTEAANRPIAGTAAGKVRKARRRLLKRGRAIEETTPDEALHRLRIDGKKLRYLLELFRSLWSPKDATRAIKQLKRLQDVLGEFNDLAVHRAALAEYASELEDPAALIATGRLVEQLAERARQVRGRFAERFAALDSPPTEKLFRRLGGSGGESA; this comes from the coding sequence ATGATCGAGCCCCGCTTCTACACCGCCGGAGACTCTGCGGAAGCCCTGGCGCAGATGGAAACATCCGCCACCGCTGTGCGCCGTCGCCGGCTGCCGGCGGTTCGCCGGGTGTACTACGACACCTTCGACGGCCGCCTCCACCGAGCCGGTCGCCGGCTCCTCAGCCGGCGCCGCAGCGGAGCCCACGAGCTGGAGTGGCGCGACGCCGCGGGCAAGGTGCTGGGCACCGTGCGCACCGCATCCCTGCCCACCCGCGCGGGCGCCCTGCCGGAGGCCGATTGGGCCGCCGAACTGGCCGGCATCCTCGGGGTGCGCGCCCTGCTTCCCATCGCCCATCATCGCCGGGCCGGCATGAATCTCGAAATCCTCGACCTGCGCCGCAAGATCGTCGCCCGCCTGGCGGTGATCGAGGGGGACGTCCAGCGCCCGGCCGGCGGCGGCGCCTACCGCCCGCTGCCGCCGCTGCTGCGGGTGACGGCGCTCCGTGGCTACACGGACGAGGCAGATGCGGTGGCCCGGGAGCTCGTTCGGGCCCATGCCCAGCCCCTGGCCGGCGACGAACTCGAACACATCGCCCAGGCTCTCGACCTCGAGCTCGGAGTCGATCCCTCGAAGTTCGCACCGCGCTTCGATCCGGAGCAGCCGGCCGGAGACGCCGTCCGCGCGGCTCTCGGCCGCCTCCACGACATCGTGCGGCTCAACCAGCCAGGAACCGTCCGGGGCCTCGACCCGGAGTTCCTGCACCAACTACGGGTGGCGGTGCGCCGCTCGCGCTCGATCCTCGGTCAACTCTCCGACCTGTTCGACGAGCGGCCACGCAGAGCGCTGGCCGATGAGTTGCGCTGGCTCGGTCGCCAGACCGGGCCAGCCCGCGATCTCGATGTCTACCGCCTCAAGATCGACGGCTATTCCGCCGGTCTGCCGGACTCCGTTCGCCGGGACCTCACGCCCCTCTCCCGGCTGCTCGAGAAGAAGCATCGTCAGTCCCAGCGGCGCCTGGCGCGGGTGCTCCAATCCGCCCGCTACGAGCGCCTGCTGAAGCGCTGGGCGGCCTTCGTGGATGATGACGGGAACTCGACCGAAGCGGCGAACCGGCCGATCGCCGGGACCGCCGCCGGCAAGGTGCGCAAGGCGCGGCGACGCCTGCTGAAGCGCGGCCGGGCGATCGAAGAAACCACGCCGGACGAGGCCCTCCACCGGTTGCGCATCGACGGCAAGAAACTGCGCTACCTGCTAGAGCTCTTTCGCTCCCTCTGGTCACCGAAGGACGCCACCCGCGCCATCAAGCAGCTCAAGCGGCTGCAGGACGTGCTGGGCGAATTCAACGATCTCGCCGTCCACCGGGCGGCCCTCGCCGAATACGCCAGCGAACTCGAAGATCCGGCGGCGCTGATCGCCACCGGTCGCCTGGTCGAGCAGCTTGCCGAGCGGGCGCGGCAGGTCCGCGGCCGCTTTGCCGAGCGCTTCGCCGCCCTCGACTCTCCACCGACGGAGAAACTCTTTCGCCGACTCGGAGGGTCGGGCGGGGAAAGCGCATGA
- a CDS encoding ParA family protein, whose product MKIFACYSIKGGVGKTAAAVNLGWCSAAAGARTLIWDLDPQAAATFYFRVAAKVKGGGKKLVRGQRELAEVIKGTDYPRLDLLPAAFSYRKMDQALEATADPRRQFARLLQPLSGEYDHLILDCAPSISQTSESVFVAADALLVPTIPTPLSMRTLDQIRRHLKKRGPKRLEVLPFFSMVDRRKSLHKQIVAEADGSLLRSYIPYSTLVERMGLYRAPLGEWVAKSEPANAYRTLWQEVLARV is encoded by the coding sequence ATGAAGATCTTCGCTTGCTACAGCATCAAGGGCGGCGTGGGCAAGACCGCCGCCGCCGTCAACCTCGGCTGGTGCTCTGCCGCGGCCGGCGCCCGCACCCTGATCTGGGATCTCGATCCGCAGGCGGCGGCGACCTTCTATTTCCGCGTTGCCGCCAAGGTCAAGGGCGGCGGCAAGAAGCTGGTGCGCGGCCAGCGAGAACTGGCTGAGGTGATCAAGGGCACCGACTATCCGCGCCTCGATCTGCTGCCGGCGGCCTTCTCCTACCGCAAGATGGATCAGGCGCTGGAGGCCACGGCCGATCCTCGCCGGCAGTTCGCCCGTCTGCTGCAACCGCTCTCCGGCGAGTACGACCACCTGATCCTGGACTGTGCCCCGAGCATCTCGCAAACCTCCGAGAGCGTCTTCGTGGCGGCCGACGCGCTGCTGGTGCCGACCATCCCCACGCCGCTCTCGATGCGCACCCTCGACCAGATCCGCCGGCACCTCAAAAAGCGCGGACCCAAGCGCCTCGAGGTGCTGCCCTTCTTCTCGATGGTCGACCGCCGCAAGAGCCTGCACAAGCAGATTGTCGCCGAGGCGGACGGCTCCCTCCTCAGGTCCTACATCCCTTACTCCACTCTGGTCGAGCGTATGGGCCTCTACCGCGCGCCCCTCGGCGAGTGGGTGGCGAAGAGCGAACCGGCCAACGCCTACCGAACCCTATGGCAAGAAGTTCTCGCGCGAGTTTGA
- a CDS encoding DUF3857 domain-containing protein: protein MPEELLEAQPATPATDTAPPSDPPPETSSRRTAYRWVDRQVLLPAVGPAETYYDFQVVLGSQADLENWGIWEIPFQPSYHTFTLHHLEVLRGGAWSDRLAASRLSVIQREDDLRRLIYDQNQTLVALIGDLRVGDTLRIAYTLRGSNPVYGGRYSSDFGLTASIPVEHERLRLRSAPGRTLQAQIHRGGEVFAALHGEDEAAEDEASASRELEAPESPSDTLPRARTLDVDGWQEIHWHGRDIEPAESEWNEPAGWFSLPTLTVSEFRDWSEVAAWSIPLYRPGTTPPELAQVARQIARRTTDPGARLVAARDWVQQEIRYFALAVDEHTHQPYDLRQVLARRYGDCKDKTTLLLALLRELGIEAWPAFVHSERRASIARDLPSPRVFDHVVAVAEIDGESVWIDATLSQQGGQGPDDVYIPDYGLALESRPKVAGLTALPDTAGGPGASRHRYAYRVPNGGAASAVIESEFTGYLAEQQRRTLQTTTEEELAEQYVEYYTMDQGSITQTADLEIEDSRSANRIEIRESYELRRPQDNDISFETLVLLVGSDLPRPDPGERAAPYALPHPLHRIEEVEISAELQGPFEAVEETIDNPWFRYTARSTEVPDGIRLTYELETRADRVPAADLDRYRKDVDRLSGSLGYQIHREPELFEGEWWSDHSDRGKLIFVSGATALVMIALLLFGVGVWFAFRRG from the coding sequence ATGCCCGAAGAGCTGCTCGAAGCCCAACCCGCCACTCCAGCGACCGACACCGCGCCGCCTTCGGATCCGCCGCCGGAGACATCCTCCCGGCGCACCGCCTACCGCTGGGTGGACCGGCAAGTGCTGCTACCCGCCGTCGGCCCGGCGGAGACCTACTACGACTTTCAGGTGGTCCTCGGGTCGCAGGCGGATCTTGAAAACTGGGGGATTTGGGAAATCCCCTTCCAGCCGAGCTACCACACTTTCACCCTCCACCATCTGGAGGTTTTGCGCGGCGGCGCCTGGTCCGACCGCCTCGCGGCCAGCCGCCTGAGCGTCATCCAGCGAGAGGACGATCTGCGACGCCTGATCTACGACCAGAATCAAACCCTGGTCGCCCTGATCGGCGATCTCCGAGTCGGCGACACCCTGCGCATCGCCTACACCCTGCGCGGATCCAATCCGGTCTATGGCGGGCGCTACAGTTCCGACTTCGGCCTCACCGCCAGCATCCCGGTGGAGCACGAGCGCCTGCGCCTGCGAAGCGCTCCAGGGCGCACCCTGCAGGCTCAAATCCACCGCGGAGGCGAAGTCTTCGCAGCCCTCCACGGCGAGGACGAGGCCGCCGAGGACGAAGCCTCTGCCAGTCGCGAACTCGAAGCTCCCGAGAGTCCCAGCGACACCCTGCCAAGAGCCCGGACCCTCGATGTTGACGGTTGGCAGGAGATCCACTGGCACGGCCGCGACATCGAGCCCGCCGAATCCGAGTGGAACGAGCCGGCCGGCTGGTTCAGCCTGCCGACCCTCACCGTGTCGGAGTTTCGCGACTGGTCCGAAGTGGCGGCCTGGTCGATTCCCCTCTACCGCCCCGGCACCACCCCGCCGGAATTGGCCCAGGTCGCCCGGCAGATCGCGCGCCGCACCACCGATCCCGGTGCCCGCTTGGTCGCAGCGCGCGACTGGGTGCAGCAAGAGATCCGCTACTTCGCCCTGGCGGTCGACGAACACACCCACCAGCCCTACGACCTGCGGCAAGTCCTGGCACGCCGCTACGGCGACTGCAAGGACAAAACAACGCTGCTTCTCGCACTGTTGCGGGAACTCGGCATCGAGGCCTGGCCGGCCTTCGTACACAGCGAGCGGCGAGCGAGCATCGCTCGAGACCTGCCGTCTCCCCGGGTGTTCGACCACGTCGTCGCCGTTGCCGAGATCGACGGCGAATCCGTTTGGATCGACGCCACCTTGAGCCAGCAGGGCGGCCAGGGACCGGACGACGTCTACATTCCGGACTACGGCCTGGCCTTGGAAAGCCGCCCGAAGGTCGCCGGCCTGACGGCGCTGCCGGACACCGCCGGCGGGCCGGGAGCATCCCGTCACCGCTATGCCTACCGGGTTCCCAACGGAGGCGCGGCCTCGGCGGTCATCGAATCGGAGTTCACCGGCTACCTGGCGGAACAGCAGCGCCGCACCCTACAGACCACGACCGAGGAGGAGCTGGCAGAGCAGTACGTCGAGTACTACACGATGGATCAAGGCTCGATCACCCAAACGGCGGATCTCGAGATTGAAGACTCTCGTTCCGCCAACCGAATCGAGATCCGAGAAAGCTATGAACTCCGCCGCCCGCAGGACAACGACATCTCCTTCGAAACCCTCGTCCTCCTGGTCGGCTCGGACCTCCCCCGGCCGGATCCCGGAGAGCGCGCCGCTCCCTACGCCCTACCTCATCCACTCCATCGCATCGAGGAGGTGGAGATCTCCGCCGAACTCCAGGGACCCTTCGAAGCGGTCGAGGAAACCATCGACAATCCATGGTTTCGGTACACGGCGCGATCGACGGAGGTGCCCGACGGGATCCGTCTGACCTACGAGTTGGAGACCCGGGCGGACCGGGTGCCCGCCGCTGATCTCGACCGCTATCGCAAGGATGTCGACCGTCTCTCCGGCAGCTTGGGCTATCAGATCCACCGGGAGCCGGAGCTCTTCGAAGGGGAATGGTGGAGCGACCACTCCGACCGAGGCAAACTGATCTTCGTCAGCGGTGCCACCGCCCTGGTGATGATCGCTCTGCTGTTGTTCGGTGTCGGCGTGTGGTTCGCCTTTCGCCGCGGTTAG